In Opitutaceae bacterium TAV5, one genomic interval encodes:
- a CDS encoding secretion system protein E: MTPAAATLTGLPSGLDERLLDETRAAIAEAPRDQKPDHLAAALGLAPEALLTELARATGLPAIALPTVATAELRTLPSRLAHDYQLIPILDPQAEKEIALSGEANGADPALPPDAPVASLHLATPWPPDLQIIDWIATFTPRPVVWHLSLAERVRQLIVENYGVGSGSLEDSDDDLPLAAAAETDLEADADAAVVRFVTDVISQAVTDAATDIHFEPQEEQLRIRYRVDGLLVPVPVPDNLRRYQDAIISRVKIMARLNISEKRLPQDGRINFRAGNTNLDIRVSTMPTIYAESISLRLLNQRKMAYTMEKLGMLPDEQRQIDHVLQSPHGIILVTGPTGSGKSTSLNAFLRKINSPDLRIITIEDPIEYEVPGANQIQTRAEIGLTFASALRHTLRQDPDVIMVGEIRDLETAEIAIRASLTGHLVFSTLHTNDAPGAITRLIDMGVEPFLVASSIELVIAQRLVRRLCHDCARPAAVDPLTIRADLAAIGLEPSDADGVTELMQPVGCQKCRGTGYRGRIGVFEIFHPKPHHELIVKRESNRALTDRARAAGMRTLAQSGWDKVRAGLTTLDELVRNLSTNE; the protein is encoded by the coding sequence ATGACACCCGCCGCCGCCACCCTCACGGGCCTCCCGTCCGGGCTTGACGAACGGCTCCTCGACGAGACCCGCGCCGCCATCGCCGAGGCTCCCCGCGACCAGAAGCCCGATCATCTTGCCGCCGCCCTCGGTCTCGCGCCCGAGGCCCTGCTCACGGAGCTTGCCCGCGCCACCGGTCTGCCCGCCATCGCCCTGCCCACCGTCGCCACCGCCGAACTGCGCACCCTCCCCTCCCGCCTCGCCCACGACTACCAGCTCATCCCCATCCTCGACCCGCAGGCCGAAAAGGAAATCGCCCTCTCCGGTGAAGCCAACGGAGCCGACCCCGCCCTGCCTCCCGACGCTCCCGTGGCCTCTCTCCATCTGGCCACACCCTGGCCCCCCGATCTCCAGATCATCGACTGGATCGCCACCTTCACCCCGCGACCCGTCGTCTGGCACCTCTCGCTCGCCGAGCGCGTCCGCCAGCTCATCGTCGAAAACTACGGCGTCGGCTCCGGCAGCCTCGAGGATTCCGACGACGACCTCCCGCTCGCCGCCGCCGCCGAAACCGACCTCGAAGCCGATGCCGACGCCGCTGTCGTCCGCTTTGTCACCGACGTCATCAGCCAGGCCGTCACCGACGCCGCCACCGACATCCATTTCGAACCGCAGGAAGAACAGCTCCGCATCCGCTACCGCGTCGACGGCCTCCTCGTGCCCGTGCCCGTGCCCGACAACCTCCGCCGCTACCAGGACGCCATCATCTCGCGCGTCAAGATCATGGCGCGGCTCAACATCTCCGAAAAACGCCTCCCCCAGGACGGCCGCATCAACTTCCGGGCGGGCAACACCAACCTCGACATCCGCGTTTCCACGATGCCCACCATCTACGCGGAATCCATTTCCCTGCGTCTCCTCAACCAGCGCAAGATGGCCTACACGATGGAAAAGCTCGGCATGCTCCCCGACGAGCAGCGGCAGATCGACCACGTCCTCCAGTCTCCCCACGGCATCATCCTCGTCACCGGTCCCACCGGCTCCGGCAAATCCACCTCGCTCAACGCCTTCCTGCGCAAGATCAACTCCCCCGACCTGCGCATCATCACCATCGAGGATCCCATCGAGTACGAAGTCCCCGGCGCCAACCAGATCCAGACCCGCGCCGAGATCGGCCTCACCTTCGCCAGCGCCCTGCGCCACACCCTGCGCCAGGACCCCGACGTCATCATGGTCGGCGAAATCCGCGACCTCGAGACGGCCGAGATCGCCATCCGCGCCTCGCTCACCGGCCACCTCGTTTTCTCGACCCTCCACACCAACGATGCTCCCGGCGCCATCACCCGCCTCATCGACATGGGCGTGGAGCCCTTCCTCGTCGCCTCCTCCATCGAGCTCGTCATCGCGCAACGCCTCGTCCGCCGCCTCTGCCACGACTGCGCCAGGCCTGCCGCCGTCGATCCCCTGACCATCCGCGCCGACCTCGCCGCCATCGGACTCGAACCCTCCGACGCCGACGGCGTCACCGAGCTCATGCAGCCTGTCGGCTGCCAGAAATGCCGCGGCACCGGCTACCGCGGCCGCATCGGCGTTTTTGAAATCTTCCATCCCAAGCCGCACCACGAACTCATCGTGAAACGCGAATCCAACCGCGCCCTCACCGACCGCGCCCGCGCCGCCGGCATGCGCACGCTCGCCCAATCCGGCTGGGACAAGGTCCGCGCCGGCCTCACCACCCTCGACGAACTCGTCCGCAACCTGAGCACGAACGAATAG
- a CDS encoding rod shape-determining protein MreC: MSDRRRFDQARPFLVLGVVLAAWLVVPMVVKRFARISFYEMQAPVDATTSIIRDLQDFWALKTRSKNELIQAGRDQARLNASHEITLQQNAALLAAQARLEALLRLPSWPSWRTEPARVVRRDFNAFWQRMVIRKGANYGITVGAPVIYSGGVAGRVTEVHAYTSVVELLSSPGVRIAAVFEGDTHPVSYQGGTNLPLAPPGGVLEFVPLDIFATPANPRRLLTAGIGGVFPPGLVIGEVTTVEPGTDGLFKTGRVTLDPRLARLDEVAVLVPLAGKPEGLKN; encoded by the coding sequence ATGTCCGACCGACGCCGTTTTGACCAGGCCCGACCCTTCCTCGTTCTCGGGGTCGTGCTGGCGGCGTGGCTGGTGGTGCCGATGGTGGTGAAGCGGTTCGCGCGAATCAGTTTTTACGAAATGCAGGCTCCGGTGGATGCGACGACGTCGATCATCCGCGATCTGCAGGATTTCTGGGCGTTGAAAACCCGTTCGAAAAACGAGCTCATCCAGGCCGGTCGCGACCAGGCCCGGCTCAACGCCTCGCACGAGATCACCTTGCAGCAAAACGCCGCCCTGCTTGCCGCGCAGGCCCGGCTGGAAGCGCTGTTGCGGCTGCCCTCCTGGCCCTCCTGGCGCACGGAGCCGGCACGGGTGGTCAGGCGCGATTTCAACGCGTTCTGGCAACGCATGGTGATCCGCAAGGGCGCCAACTACGGCATCACGGTGGGCGCCCCGGTGATCTACAGCGGCGGCGTGGCGGGGCGCGTGACGGAAGTGCACGCCTACACCTCCGTCGTCGAACTGCTGAGCAGCCCCGGCGTGCGGATTGCCGCGGTGTTCGAGGGCGACACGCATCCGGTGAGCTACCAGGGCGGCACCAACCTGCCGCTGGCTCCGCCCGGCGGCGTGCTGGAATTTGTGCCGCTGGATATTTTTGCAACCCCCGCCAACCCGCGCCGCCTGCTCACGGCGGGCATCGGCGGTGTGTTCCCGCCCGGACTCGTCATCGGCGAGGTGACGACGGTCGAGCCGGGCACCGATGGTCTTTTCAAGACCGGCCGCGTGACGCTCGATCCGCGTCTCGCCCGGCTCGACGAGGTCGCCGTGCTCGTGCCGCTCGCGGGAAAGCCGGAAGGGTTGAAAAACTGA
- a CDS encoding type II and III secretion system protein: MRLSPLFPLCSKPLIVIALAGLFLPAIAQEVPPTPPSGNIRRPAVEAAPAAGNDNDTVGPIVLRDDSLLQVLDLIERWTGRTVLRTQNLPAPTGYSLTLPKPVTRAEAVLALETLLNLNGVAIIPLGDKFLKVVPNQIARAEAPEYIDGSALDQPASSRIGSKVFQLEFLRAGEFVPQIATLLSPSLSTAPVVFEKSNAFLITDSISTLQRIETLIRKLDKPVTSGLVTKTYTIEFAKASDLVTKIKAFLTPELLKTIGSATSYNADDRSNQVILISDPREQSFFDDLIERLDVRADPNTRSEVIGLKHADATEVQTILSSLITGQANASRTAGQQQTQTGRTTSGSRTGANTANPATGQATTRTGTAANVPTATPAVSSLGNVSEQFSETVSVVADERSNSIIISGTGDDIRLARELIDKIDVLLSQVRIEVVIAEVTLDNDSTSGIDSLGLRIENGVLTGISSQFSGGSIAGVSGDFFQTSKNDALAGILNFGTTPRKNNTTILSVPTIVTSHNQEATVFIGERRPIISGTTTSTDSLNTSSTITQQEIGITLIVTPLIGPNGSVQMTIEQTVQDVSGTVLVDGNEQPITTERNAKSFLSAHSGEIIVLGGMQRTKKGKTTSRLGPIPFIGDLFGTRTSTDQRTEIIFFIRPTVLTNTPIDNVEALAQVDRSPHADEIHKVIDNRPAAAPIYRGATTVTRASHPPSSTNPVPTPPTTPVMPAAPAASTRSTDSTNANDASRP; encoded by the coding sequence ATGCGCCTGTCCCCTCTGTTTCCACTTTGTTCCAAACCTCTGATCGTCATCGCTCTCGCCGGCCTGTTTCTCCCGGCGATCGCCCAGGAGGTGCCGCCGACGCCACCTTCCGGGAACATCCGGCGCCCGGCGGTCGAAGCGGCCCCGGCGGCCGGCAATGACAACGACACCGTCGGCCCGATCGTTCTCCGTGACGATTCCCTCCTGCAGGTCCTCGACCTGATCGAACGCTGGACGGGCCGCACCGTCCTGCGCACCCAGAACCTGCCGGCCCCCACCGGCTACTCGCTCACGCTCCCGAAACCCGTGACCCGCGCCGAAGCGGTCCTCGCGCTCGAGACGTTGCTCAACCTCAACGGCGTGGCCATTATCCCGCTCGGCGACAAATTCCTCAAAGTTGTCCCCAACCAGATTGCCCGCGCCGAAGCCCCCGAATACATCGACGGCAGCGCGCTCGACCAGCCCGCCAGCAGCAGGATCGGCAGCAAGGTGTTCCAGCTCGAGTTCCTCCGCGCCGGCGAATTCGTCCCGCAAATCGCCACCCTGCTCAGCCCCAGCCTCAGCACCGCGCCGGTCGTTTTCGAAAAGAGCAACGCCTTCCTCATCACCGATTCGATCAGCACGCTCCAGCGCATCGAGACGCTCATCAGGAAACTCGACAAACCCGTCACCTCCGGCCTCGTCACCAAGACCTACACGATCGAATTTGCCAAGGCCAGCGACCTGGTCACCAAGATCAAGGCCTTCCTCACTCCGGAACTCCTCAAGACGATCGGCTCCGCCACCAGCTACAATGCCGATGACCGCAGCAACCAGGTCATCCTCATCAGCGATCCCCGCGAGCAGAGCTTCTTCGACGACCTCATCGAGCGTCTCGACGTGCGCGCCGATCCCAATACCCGCAGCGAGGTGATTGGGCTCAAACATGCCGATGCCACAGAGGTACAAACCATTCTCAGTTCACTCATTACAGGCCAAGCCAACGCCAGCCGAACTGCCGGCCAGCAACAAACCCAGACAGGGCGTACCACATCCGGCTCCCGCACCGGTGCCAACACAGCTAACCCTGCCACCGGCCAAGCGACCACCCGGACCGGCACCGCCGCTAATGTGCCCACTGCCACGCCCGCTGTTTCCTCGCTCGGCAATGTCAGCGAGCAATTCAGCGAAACCGTTTCCGTTGTCGCCGACGAACGCAGCAACTCTATTATCATTTCCGGCACAGGCGATGACATCCGTCTGGCCCGTGAACTCATCGACAAGATCGACGTCCTTCTTTCCCAAGTTCGCATCGAGGTCGTCATCGCCGAAGTCACTCTCGACAATGATTCGACCAGCGGTATCGACAGTCTCGGTCTTCGCATCGAAAACGGTGTGCTCACCGGTATTTCCTCGCAATTTTCCGGTGGTTCGATTGCTGGCGTGAGCGGCGATTTCTTCCAAACCTCCAAAAACGACGCCCTCGCCGGTATCCTCAATTTCGGTACCACTCCTCGAAAGAATAATACCACGATTCTGTCAGTCCCCACCATTGTCACCTCCCATAATCAGGAGGCTACTGTCTTTATCGGAGAACGCCGTCCCATCATTTCCGGCACGACCACCTCAACCGATTCCCTCAATACCAGTTCCACCATCACTCAGCAAGAGATCGGCATAACGCTGATCGTAACACCCCTGATCGGCCCCAATGGGTCAGTCCAGATGACAATCGAGCAGACTGTGCAGGATGTCTCGGGAACAGTCCTGGTCGATGGCAACGAGCAGCCGATCACCACCGAACGTAACGCCAAATCCTTCCTCAGTGCCCACAGTGGCGAGATCATCGTCCTTGGCGGAATGCAGCGCACCAAAAAGGGCAAGACTACCAGTCGCCTTGGACCGATCCCCTTCATCGGCGACCTGTTCGGCACACGCACCTCGACTGACCAGCGCACCGAAATCATTTTCTTCATCCGCCCCACAGTCCTGACCAATACTCCGATCGACAACGTCGAAGCCCTTGCACAAGTCGACCGCAGTCCCCACGCCGACGAAATCCACAAGGTCATCGACAATCGGCCTGCCGCCGCGCCCATTTACCGTGGCGCTACCACCGTCACCCGCGCCAGCCATCCTCCCTCTTCCACCAACCCGGTCCCGACACCGCCAACGACACCCGTGATGCCGGCGGCCCCCGCCGCCTCCACGCGGTCCACCGACTCCACCAACGCCAACGACGCCTCTCGTCCATGA
- a CDS encoding secretion system protein: MPTFTYTARDASGAATQGTLEAPSRRDVLRRLQARGLQPVQVNEDGNGHARKSAAPARRTPAAASPSSKAASAANSRPQTRNSKPAALASLTRRERIPAFESLADLIRSGMSAGEAVRLLALRLQHPKLRALFADLWSRLGEGQSLSAALAAHPQVFDPQSINLIAAGEATGNLREVLERLISHLQEQKELRAKIATAMAYPVFICLLATGVILFFLFFLLPRLQTLLGSLGGKLPLATQLLVSGSQFLIHYGIFILAGLATAAFFAWRWRRTEAGRRESDALLLRAPVIKGYAARNTVLNFAQTLAVLLENGITTADALRLTERTVTNLAIRERLHDATDRVLEGESLSTALGRTEVFPALILDRLSVAEQTGNLAPGLRDIARTCRAEMEKWLQTFMRTISGGVLVVAFSFVAFLAYAIVSAVFQVSSSLRF; encoded by the coding sequence ATGCCGACCTTCACCTACACCGCCCGCGACGCCTCCGGCGCCGCCACGCAAGGCACGCTCGAAGCGCCCTCGCGCCGCGATGTGCTGCGCCGGCTCCAGGCCCGCGGACTCCAGCCGGTGCAGGTCAACGAAGACGGCAACGGCCATGCCCGCAAATCCGCCGCCCCGGCCCGGCGCACGCCGGCCGCCGCCTCGCCTTCCTCCAAAGCGGCGTCCGCTGCCAATTCCCGACCCCAAACCCGCAACTCCAAACCCGCCGCCCTCGCCTCGCTCACCCGCCGCGAACGCATCCCCGCCTTCGAATCGCTCGCCGACCTGATCCGCAGCGGCATGTCTGCCGGCGAGGCCGTGCGCCTGCTCGCGCTCCGCCTGCAACACCCGAAGCTGCGCGCGCTCTTCGCCGACCTCTGGTCGCGCCTCGGCGAAGGCCAGAGCCTCTCCGCCGCGCTCGCCGCGCACCCGCAGGTCTTCGACCCGCAGTCCATCAACCTGATCGCCGCCGGCGAAGCCACCGGCAACCTCCGCGAAGTGCTCGAGCGCCTCATCAGCCATCTGCAGGAGCAGAAGGAACTGCGCGCCAAGATCGCCACCGCCATGGCGTATCCGGTTTTCATCTGCCTGCTGGCGACGGGCGTCATCCTGTTTTTCCTGTTTTTCCTGCTGCCGCGCCTGCAGACGCTGCTCGGTTCGCTCGGCGGGAAACTCCCGCTCGCCACGCAACTCCTCGTCAGCGGGTCGCAGTTTCTCATCCATTACGGCATCTTCATCCTCGCCGGCCTCGCCACCGCGGCTTTTTTCGCCTGGCGCTGGCGGCGCACCGAAGCCGGCCGGCGCGAGAGCGACGCCCTGCTCCTCCGCGCGCCCGTCATCAAGGGTTACGCCGCGCGCAACACCGTGCTCAACTTCGCCCAGACGCTCGCCGTGCTGCTGGAGAACGGCATCACCACGGCCGACGCACTCCGGCTCACCGAGCGCACGGTCACCAATCTGGCGATACGCGAACGCCTGCACGACGCGACCGACCGGGTGCTCGAAGGCGAAAGCCTTTCCACCGCGCTCGGGCGCACGGAGGTTTTCCCGGCGCTGATTCTCGACCGCCTTTCGGTGGCGGAGCAGACCGGCAACCTCGCGCCCGGTCTGCGTGACATCGCCCGCACCTGCCGGGCCGAGATGGAAAAGTGGCTGCAAACCTTCATGCGCACGATCTCCGGCGGCGTGCTGGTGGTGGCGTTTTCGTTCGTGGCGTTTCTCGCCTACGCGATCGTGTCGGCGGTGTTCCAGGTCAGCAGCAGCCTGCGATTCTGA
- a CDS encoding transporter, translating into MKFSVPVSPLAFSLVLLAPGGIAPIAGATAPVPPPSPPATAAAAPAADPVVDYPEAWMPELARILDQARAQAPQLIVKGIEQEESVARLQQAKAAYYPRLGLTANLGYRKEYRSEGDDVDNLGLNFNLALRRPIYHWGAIEARIRQARLDYKNEELERTLTLRRIHRSIRADYLSLLVNQAALRNARLRRQIFEERAATLRTSLEAGNLSTVEAEQNTLNLNEAIMNIEQLEAGQERILASFKRNIGWQSPLALSTPLPPLPTDDILRWISSRHDETGDTWIEETGEARKRRNLIEREKAELVRINAAQRPLLNFATSVGYGQTNTSTRDNVDTTTWFIGVDVNWNIFDGFETSQRKRESNLRRRRMETQFNAWEAELRAQSDAVLDDLSFQARRLALQQRRYQLAGDAWTRDQRDHAEGRLAATAFRDRQLAVYESELNILQARAALIMGVTDYLDLTAPGLRDTLTAATAGNRAGQLAAPVTR; encoded by the coding sequence ATGAAATTTTCCGTTCCTGTCAGCCCGCTGGCTTTTTCTCTCGTGCTCCTTGCTCCCGGCGGGATCGCTCCCATCGCCGGGGCGACTGCGCCGGTCCCCCCCCCCTCCCCCCCGGCTACCGCTGCCGCCGCTCCCGCGGCGGACCCGGTCGTCGATTACCCGGAAGCCTGGATGCCCGAACTCGCCCGCATTCTCGACCAGGCCCGCGCGCAGGCCCCCCAGCTCATCGTCAAGGGCATCGAACAGGAGGAATCCGTCGCCCGTCTCCAGCAGGCCAAGGCCGCCTATTACCCGCGCCTCGGCCTCACCGCCAATCTTGGCTATCGCAAGGAATACCGCAGCGAAGGCGACGATGTGGACAATCTCGGCCTCAATTTCAACCTGGCCCTGCGCCGCCCCATCTATCACTGGGGCGCCATCGAAGCCCGCATCCGCCAGGCCCGGCTCGATTACAAGAACGAGGAGCTCGAGCGCACCCTCACGCTCCGGCGCATCCACCGCAGCATCCGGGCCGATTACCTCTCGCTCCTCGTCAACCAGGCCGCCCTCCGCAACGCCCGCCTCCGCCGCCAGATTTTCGAAGAACGCGCCGCCACCCTCCGCACTTCGCTGGAAGCCGGCAACCTCAGCACCGTCGAGGCCGAGCAAAACACGCTCAACCTCAACGAGGCCATCATGAACATCGAGCAACTCGAAGCCGGCCAGGAACGCATCCTCGCCAGCTTCAAGCGCAACATCGGCTGGCAATCCCCGCTCGCCCTCTCCACCCCGCTCCCCCCCTTGCCGACGGACGACATCCTCCGCTGGATTTCCTCCCGCCACGACGAGACCGGCGACACCTGGATCGAGGAAACCGGCGAGGCCCGCAAACGCCGCAACCTCATCGAACGCGAAAAGGCGGAACTCGTCCGCATCAACGCCGCCCAGCGCCCGCTCCTCAATTTCGCCACCAGCGTCGGCTACGGCCAGACCAACACCTCCACCCGGGACAACGTGGACACCACCACCTGGTTCATCGGCGTGGACGTCAACTGGAACATTTTTGACGGCTTCGAGACGAGCCAGCGCAAGCGCGAATCCAACCTGCGCCGCCGTCGCATGGAGACCCAGTTCAATGCCTGGGAGGCCGAGTTGCGCGCCCAGTCCGACGCCGTCCTCGACGATCTTTCCTTCCAGGCGCGCCGTCTCGCGCTCCAGCAGCGCCGCTACCAGCTCGCCGGCGATGCCTGGACCCGCGACCAGCGCGACCACGCCGAAGGCCGCCTTGCCGCCACCGCCTTCCGCGACCGCCAGCTCGCGGTCTACGAAAGCGAGCTCAATATTCTCCAGGCCCGCGCCGCGCTCATCATGGGAGTCACCGACTACCTCGACCTCACCGCGCCCGGCCTGCGCGACACCCTCACCGCCGCCACCGCCGGCAACCGCGCCGGCCAGCTCGCCGCCCCCGTCACCCGATGA
- a CDS encoding alpha-isopropylmalate/homocitrate synthase family transferase: MTTTTTPRTASGTTTPARSVPAPVRIYDTTLRDGTQGEGISFSVTDKLLIAEKLDQFGVDYIEGGFPGSNPRDITFFAEAAKLRLRHARLAAFGSTRRAGVRASEDAQLRTLLDSGVPVMTIVGKTWTLHVTEILRTTLDENVAMIGDSVAWLTAQGREVVYDAEHFFDGYKADPDYALRTLDAAMRGGASCLTLCDTNGGTLVDDFKTIVTRVVQEFGGDKVGVHCHNDAGLGVALSLAGVGAGAGLVQGTINGYGERTGNANLVTILPSLFLKMGRTANCASNLKKLRELSLYFDELANLKPDTKTPYVGLSAFAHKGGLHANAAQKVKSSYEHIDPALVGNRTRVLVSDMAGRSSIAMKAKELGFDLDEKAPEMKSLIGQLKELEFRGYEFEAADASLKLLLARALGKARSFFEIGGYRVIVERERERIVAEATVKLTIDGKAYHTVAECNGPVGALDKALRLALESVYPKIKDVVLRDFKVRILEGRNGANSRTRVIVESADGSDIWGTVGVSENVIDASWEALIDAVNYKLLTSG; encoded by the coding sequence ATGACGACCACCACCACGCCCAGGACCGCGTCCGGAACCACGACCCCGGCCCGCTCCGTTCCCGCTCCCGTCAGGATCTACGACACCACCCTGCGCGACGGCACGCAGGGCGAAGGCATCAGCTTTTCGGTGACGGACAAGCTCCTCATCGCGGAAAAACTCGACCAGTTTGGCGTCGACTACATCGAGGGCGGTTTCCCCGGCTCCAATCCGCGCGACATCACGTTTTTTGCCGAGGCCGCCAAACTCCGGCTCAGGCATGCCCGCCTCGCGGCTTTCGGCTCCACGCGCCGCGCCGGCGTCCGGGCGAGCGAGGACGCGCAACTCCGCACGCTCCTCGACAGCGGCGTACCGGTGATGACGATCGTTGGAAAAACCTGGACGCTCCACGTCACCGAAATCCTCCGCACCACGCTCGACGAGAACGTGGCCATGATCGGCGACTCCGTGGCCTGGCTCACGGCCCAGGGCCGCGAGGTGGTTTACGATGCCGAGCACTTTTTTGATGGCTACAAGGCCGACCCCGACTACGCGCTGCGCACGCTCGACGCCGCGATGCGGGGGGGCGCGAGCTGCCTCACGCTTTGCGACACCAACGGCGGCACGCTGGTCGATGATTTCAAGACCATCGTGACGCGCGTCGTGCAGGAATTCGGCGGCGACAAGGTGGGCGTGCACTGCCATAACGACGCCGGGCTCGGCGTGGCGCTCTCGCTGGCGGGCGTCGGAGCCGGCGCCGGGCTCGTGCAGGGCACGATCAATGGCTACGGCGAACGCACGGGCAACGCCAACCTCGTGACGATCCTGCCGAGCCTCTTCCTCAAGATGGGCCGCACGGCGAATTGCGCGAGCAACCTGAAAAAGCTCCGCGAGCTCTCGCTGTATTTCGACGAGCTGGCCAACCTGAAACCCGATACCAAGACGCCCTATGTGGGCCTGTCGGCGTTTGCGCACAAGGGCGGCCTGCATGCCAACGCCGCGCAAAAGGTAAAATCGTCCTACGAGCACATCGATCCCGCGCTGGTGGGCAACCGCACCCGGGTGCTGGTTTCCGACATGGCGGGGCGGTCCAGCATCGCGATGAAGGCGAAGGAGCTCGGCTTCGATCTGGACGAGAAGGCCCCTGAAATGAAATCGCTGATCGGGCAACTGAAGGAGCTGGAGTTTCGCGGCTACGAATTCGAGGCGGCCGACGCTTCGCTGAAGCTCCTGCTCGCGCGCGCGCTGGGAAAGGCGCGTTCGTTTTTCGAGATCGGGGGCTATCGCGTGATTGTGGAGCGCGAGCGCGAGCGGATCGTGGCGGAGGCGACGGTGAAGCTGACGATCGACGGCAAGGCGTATCATACCGTGGCCGAGTGCAACGGCCCGGTGGGCGCGCTCGACAAGGCGCTGCGCCTGGCGCTGGAAAGTGTGTATCCGAAGATCAAGGACGTGGTGCTGCGTGATTTCAAGGTGCGCATTCTCGAAGGCCGCAACGGCGCCAACAGCCGCACGCGGGTCATTGTGGAGTCGGCCGACGGCAGCGATATCTGGGGCACGGTCGGTGTGAGCGAGAATGTGATCGACGCCTCCTGGGAGGCGCTGATCGATGCCGTGAACTACAAGCTGCTGACGTCGGGATGA
- a CDS encoding rod shape-determining protein Mbl (functions in MreBCD complex in some organisms) encodes MASSLFGYFSNDIGIDLGTANTLVYVKDKGIVMREPSVVALDTTTRKVRAVGDEAKRMLGRTPGNITAIRPMKDGVIADFDVTEAMLRYFIKKMHNNALRVAPRVVIAIPSGITEVEKRAVKDSATHAGARNVITIPEPMAAAIGVGLPIDEPAANMIVDIGGGTTEIAIISLSGIVFSKSIRVAGDELDSAIVNYMKRAYNLLIGERTAEEIKVRVGSAYPLDEELAMEVKGRDSVAGLPKTIHITSQEIREAMSDPISSIVDAVRSTLERCPPELSADLVDRGFVMAGGGALIRGIDRLLSERTGLPVIVAEDPLSAVANGTGAVLNDLNWVLQNV; translated from the coding sequence ATGGCTTCGTCCCTTTTCGGATACTTCTCCAACGACATCGGTATCGACCTCGGCACGGCCAACACGCTCGTCTACGTGAAGGACAAGGGCATCGTCATGCGCGAGCCGAGCGTGGTGGCGCTCGATACCACCACCCGCAAGGTCCGCGCGGTGGGCGACGAGGCCAAACGCATGCTCGGCCGCACTCCCGGCAACATCACCGCCATCCGGCCCATGAAGGACGGCGTCATCGCCGATTTCGATGTCACCGAGGCGATGCTGCGCTACTTCATCAAGAAGATGCACAACAACGCCCTGCGCGTGGCGCCGCGGGTCGTGATCGCCATCCCCTCCGGCATCACCGAGGTGGAAAAGCGCGCCGTGAAGGACTCCGCCACGCACGCCGGGGCGCGCAATGTCATCACCATCCCCGAGCCCATGGCCGCGGCCATCGGCGTGGGGCTGCCCATCGACGAACCGGCCGCCAACATGATCGTGGACATCGGCGGCGGCACCACCGAGATCGCCATCATCTCGCTCTCGGGCATTGTATTTTCAAAGTCGATACGCGTGGCGGGCGACGAGCTCGACAGCGCGATCGTCAACTACATGAAGCGGGCCTACAACCTGCTCATCGGCGAACGCACTGCCGAAGAGATCAAGGTGCGTGTGGGCTCGGCCTATCCGCTCGACGAGGAGCTTGCGATGGAAGTCAAGGGCCGCGATTCCGTGGCCGGCCTGCCCAAGACGATCCACATCACCTCGCAGGAGATCCGCGAGGCGATGAGCGACCCGATCTCCTCGATCGTGGACGCCGTGCGCTCGACGCTGGAGCGTTGCCCGCCCGAGCTCTCGGCCGACCTCGTGGATCGCGGTTTCGTCATGGCCGGCGGCGGCGCCCTCATCCGCGGCATCGACCGGCTGCTCAGCGAGCGCACCGGCCTGCCCGTGATCGTGGCCGAAGACCCGCTCTCGGCCGTGGCCAACGGCACCGGCGCCGTCCTCAATGACCTGAACTGGGTGTTGCAGAATGTCTGA